Within the Phaseolus vulgaris cultivar G19833 chromosome 9, P. vulgaris v2.0, whole genome shotgun sequence genome, the region ACACAAACTTCACTTGTTTTCTTCCGAAGTGATCCAGTAAGTAAATTTTTTAGTATCTACTTTGTTCATATTGTTTAATTGGTTTTCTTTGTATTGTGAGATTCATTCAATTTGAGAATAAATACTTACTTGTTGGGTTTAGTTTTTAAAGTTTTAGGTACTTTGATTATGAttatgttaaaagataatagaagtaaatttatttttgtttacattAAAGTTTTTGgagtatttataattatatttattatgaaaGTCATCATTATCTTATAAAAgtcataatattttataattatttataaaaagaatGTTAATCATATTTTCTACATAATGACTTTATATGATTAAATTTTAGGTGCATGTGTATATTTTCTCACCTGAAACACTATTACATTATTAGTTATTCTTATTTGAGTAGGCATAAATCTTAATAGGATTTGCCTTGAGGTTGAAATGATGTcgattatgataaaaaaaaaagtagaatgttaattaattatgtataaagttagaattttgaattttcttactatttttttatagggTGATGTAATTTTGCTTTTACTATAAGATTTTGTTATGATTATGAACATTATTATATTTCCAAAAATTCTTTATATCATTTCATTATAAATTGTTTTAAGTGAGTAgtgtgaaataaaaataaaccttATAAACATATACATATGTAAATCTAACATGTTTATTAGGAGGATTTTTTCTTCTAAACTTGTTAACATATTCATATTTCTCCATCATTGTGTTTTATGCTTTGTAGAATGCAATCCCTCAAAAGGGGAATGAAGTTAATTTGACCCTTGGAGGCATTGACCTCAACAATTCAGGCAGGTTGGCTTGTTTTTCACATCTACACATTATTGtgttttttgtttaaattttatgaTTGCATTCTCAAAATAGCAACATTGTAAAGTTTCTTGACCTCatgtaactttttttataaaattttgtagtGTTGTCATAAAAGCAGATAAGAAACTTTTGACTGTACAATTTCCTGATGTTCATGATGGACGAGCATTCACACTTAAGGtgctttattttccttttcataaattttcaaTGAGGAGATGTTTTTTCATTAGAAAGATATTTGCTTATGTGatgctctattttttttttctttttaattgtaTGTTCTTTATATGCATGATATACATAACCATCGATTTAACACACACAAAGATAAACATAGATAAATATTGTAggatgaattttttttgttttatcttcTAAATATCATTCCATTGTTGGTGTTGTAGGCTGAAACTATGGAGGATTTATATGAGTGGAAGACTGCACTCGAAAATGCTTTAACACTGGCACCCAGTGCTACTAATGGAACGGAGCAAAATGGTATCTCCAGGAACGATCAGAATGATTCAATTGATATTTCTTTGGACCAGTGTATGCTCTTATTATAATTGTGCTTTACCTATGCATTTGGCCAAAGTTAATACCCAGTAGTTCATACACTACAAATGTTGTTCATAATCTATATACAATGGtttaataaacaattttattaccatcatgtaaatatttattacaacaaatattattaagttTGTTTCCTTCCTATTTGATCTTTGATATGAATATTACACTTCTATTTCCACCGTGATAGTGATAATGttgttaaatttatattatgtgaTTGAGTCTCTTATGTGCATTTGGGTTGTTTTTATAACatgttttgtcttttttttttcttgaataacACTTATGATTTGTGTTGAGTGtctcaattataattttttatgcgATAATACTTATGCTTAATATAGTAAAAGACTAtcacttttaattttctttcataCGATTTTCCACACTTTTATAGTGAAAGATAGAGAACCAGCTAAATCTACTGTTATTGGTCGACCAATTTTACTTGCTTTGGAGGATGTTGATGGAACTCCATCATTTTTGGAGAAAGCCCTAACATTCATAGAAGAGCATGGTGggttttctttctctctttatcTCGCTttgtatatatgtatgtaaatgcaTGTTTAATGCAACAAAATAATTGATGTTAAGTGCATGATAAATATAACTAACGGAAATTGTAGCTCTTTATTTTGCTTAAAAAATTTACCTCATTTGGCCTAGTTAATGCATTGGTGTTTCTTAGAGAAAGTAAGATAAACCTTATCAATAAAAATTGGTACTCGATTTATTCCACCGATCGATGACTTTGCTTCTAggttttatttattgtttttgttataaAGGGAGGTGCGAataaacattatttttcttaagtGATTACCAAGACAAAATACTGAGTGGTATTTGTAAATGGTTAATGTGTTTCATATGaatctaaaaatattataatataggaGCAAATGTGGAAGGAATCTTACGACAAGCAGCTGATGTTGATGAGGTTGAACGTCGAGTTCGAGAATATGAACAAGGTTTGTGCTTTTCTTATACCTAATCTTTTAACTATATATTCTCACATGTTGAAGCATTAAGAGCTCCAATTATATTTCAGCCTTTGTCAGATGAGTACTTTAAGTAATAGGTTGATGAAGAATAACTCCTCGTAACATAACACTACtcatttaatgaaatttttctttggaatattaagttaaacttaaaatctacgtaaaataatttatactatattctaataaaatttattgaatttatatCGTTATCCATAAATATATTATCTTCCGCTATAAATTTAGATTTCACTTAATATGTTCTTCTTTCCATAAACATTTAATATGCATGGGtcaatcttttaaaagtaataatactATGGATGAAAATTTGAAGTTCTGCCGTTTTCCCCTTTTCTTGATCAAAATCACTCATAAGATTTTATGCTCATGGGTATAACACATGGTTGCAGGAAAAGTTGAGTTTTCTCCAGATGAGGATGCACATGTTATTGGAGACTGTATTAAGGTATTTTCATGGTAAACCAAAGTGATGATTCCATGTTAGtaatacattattattatttcttatttcCATAAGTTTTTAGCATGTACTTCGCGAATTGCCATCTTCTCCAGTCCCCGCATCTTGTTGCAAGGCACTGTTAGAATCTTGTCGTAAGTGTTATCCCGTCCTTCCATCTTTACCTCATTTTGGTCACATTGTTTATGTCGTTGTAAACTTTATTTTCTCTAATGCTTGTCAAATCAAAAGTTTTTCCATTGAAATTTAGAATGCATGAATTGGCACACgaaaacttttaattttaatgcaatttttttgctttttttacaatttattcTCTGATggttgtttaattttatttagaaattaccgcaataatttatttttttaatttatgtagaTATCATGAtgaagtttaattatatttcattatttgaAATTGCTTCAATAATTAGGATCTGAGCGTGGTAGTAGGGTTGCTACTATGCGTGAAGCAATAAATGACACTTTCCCCGAACCAAATCGCCGCTTATTGCAAAGGTGTTTGATTgataactttatattttttcatttaatttcttttatttataatccATTTATTGCTTTTTTTTGGGCTATCTTATATGCTTAACTTTAaggtttataatattaatactcTTATTATTTAGTTATTAGTTTAATCATCAAATTATTTCTTGATTTGGTATAGTCTTGGACATTCAAAATCCTGTATATGTTGAATTCATGGTTTATGATAGAGTTGATTAAACCAAAAGGACAAGCATACTAGTGTACGTGCCTTTTAAATGTTTGATTATTGTCCACTAAAAGCACCAAAGCTCACTAATTAAGCTCGCAAAATCTATCAGTTTAACCTACAAATTGTATATGATTATGCAAGTTTAAAGAAATATGGTTTGTATCCCTTAGGCCCCAGACTTGGATCCATATACCCACCTCTGGACTGATAGAACTACTAGTCACATGGATACTTTTTAGTTTTATTGGCAATGTCTCCTTGATGTAACTTTTGATTGAATACTTACTTTGATAATGGGTAAGTTCATTTATTATACTTACACTTTGGGTTATATAATGGAATAGATTTTTATTTTGCACcatatatttctatttttcaGATAATGTTTTGATAATGCAAGTTATTGATTTCATTCTTGTACagaatactcatgatgatgcaAATTGTGGCTTCACGCAAAGCTGTGAATAGAATGAGCTCCTCAGCTGTGGCAGCTTGCATGGCGCCTTTACTTCTTCGGCCCCTTTTGGCCGGAGAATGTGAaattgaaaatgattttgatgTAGGTGGTGATGGTTCTATTCAACTTTTACAAGCTGCTGCTGCGGCAAACCATGCTCAAGCAATTTGTATAACCTTATTAGAGGAATATAGCAGCATATTTGGGGTAActatgttttgattttttttcatggcTTCCATACACAAACTATGAAACTGTATCGTATTCTTAAACATTCTTATACGTTTTATGCTTGCATGTTCAATTGAACTTGCCTCTggtacaatttattttttctaatttagaAGTAGTGCATTACTTACGTGTTGGTTGAATTCCTTTTCATTAGAGAATACATTACATGAAATATTTTTGCAAATATTGAATGGATGATTGTCAATTTGAAACTGCCTAGTGGAGTTCTTTCCCTCTGTCTAATTTAACACATGCTTTTTTTTAATGGAACCAATTAATATCAATGTATCCATGCAGCTGACTCCACCTAATGGGCTAATGCTTGATTGTTATTGTTTTTCTCTCTTCACATTGCTAAGTTCTCAGTGTTCTAACAGGAAGGTTCCATGTCCCCGGACATATACACTGATTCAGACGAAGATAGTGGATCTGAGAGTGAGCGGGCAACTGATGATGATTTGTcctatgatgatgatgatgaagaatatgatgaagaagaagattaTGAGGAATCAATACATGATAGTGATGGAGATGGTGATCTTGGTAGTGAATCGTACACTGGAACTGAAGATTCAGAGGCCGATGATGCCCATGATGAGGTTCAaacctaattttatttatttcgcGATCACTGAAAAAGTATTGTCCAAAATTCTTTCGGGGCTTTTATGGTTATTTGGTACTATTTCATTCAAACAAATCTATGATTAGATAAGAAGTGATATGGTTATCATTAATTATTCGTATAAATGTAGAAAGGATAATCTAAAAGTAGTATGTGCACTGAGAAGGAAAGAGATATGTAATCTCTTTGTGCTAAACAATGAACATAGCATAGTAATTAATTTGCCTTGGAACTTTCCACAATTTCTTCTTTCAATGTTTAGTTCCTATCTTCAATTGGGCCCCAACCCTAGCTTTTAAACTACTCCAATAActtcaattattatttgaacTGATTATATAATGTTGATGTGGTCATTGAGCATCCTGACACTAATTCCTCCAAAATTGTTACTTGTGTTGTTGCAATCACTACAACCTGTATGTGGAGAACTAGGAGGAGAGAGGAAGGGCGAAAATTTTATTTGATTGTTTTTGGTAATGAACAGGAGCATGACCGTGCTAGTTCAAGTTCAAAATCCTCAGTTTTGACTGAAAAATCCAAAGCCACTCAAAAGTTAGCATCAAAGTCACTAGAACGCTCACTGGCTCAAcaaaaagatttcaaaagctCTGAATATCTCACGAGTCCAAAGAAGACTGACTACGGTGATCAGTCCAATAAGCCTGTTGATAATGTTGGAGATGTTATTGATGAAGCTACATTGCTTAATTTAAATTCTCCTAGCCCTGcttcatttataaaaaaatccaataCCATGTCCAATGGCCCAGCACCTCGTCATCGCAACACATTGGGCCGCACCTCAGTAAGTAAATCTTTAAAATTTGGTGAATTGATTATTTTCCTTGTCAATTATGCCTTTATCACTTTTCTTAAGTTGATTAAaactttctcttttatttttaaaatttacttccATTTAGTTGCTTTTCTTTGAGCTAAATTACATCCGTATAATAAATTAGTggtttttctcttcttttgcaTTCTGTGCAGGCAAGGAAGAATCTCTCCATGGAATCCATTGATTTTCCTATTGAAGAGGAGTAAGTAATTAACATGTATCAATTATATGATTATCTTCCTCTTATGTAGTTCCTATTTTATCTAATTTGCTGCCTATTTATGCATCTCTCAATTATGCAATTGAAGGATCAAACACTCCTGCCTAACTgctttattatatatttgtattcTTGAATTTATGTTAACAAGAATCTAGTATCATATCCATATTTACCTGGAATTTCATGGAAAGATCAAAATAGGTATGTTTTCGTTCTTATGTTAAGAACCAGGAAAGTTGAGTAGGAAAGAAAAAGTTCCTTCTCTTAACTGTCTTTCCGCGTCCAAATTTTTTGTTAGAGTGACCTCGTCCATAACTTCTGGAAGTTTATAGCcacttaaatataaatttagagaAAGCTTATTTCAGTGGTTCTAAATGTTTACCATAACTTGATGTTAACACTTTGATTTAAGGAGCAGAGAATGTGCATGTCTATCGTTAGTTTTTTCATGTTTCTGTGTGACTAATTTATATTTCTAACGGTAGGGATGAaattgaaaggcttgaagctgCCAGGTCAGAATTACAAACTCAAATTGCAGAGCAGGTATGTTCTTCAATTCCTTTCTAGATCAGATTGTTTAAATATCTATCAATTTTTTCAAGTCAATTGATGAGTTTGGGTTGCCCTTGTAGGTGAAGGCAAATGAAGAGGTGCAATCTCAAGTGGAGAATCAAAAGAAAGCCTTGGACGAGCGTCGTCTTTCTCTTGAGCAAGATGTATGTCCATTATGAGAGATGTTACCGTCTTCctccatataaaaaaattgagattttGTTTCCTAAAGTTTCTTTTCGCAGGTTGCTAGACTACAGGAACAGTTGAACAAGGAAAAGAATTTTCGGGCAGCTCTTGAGGTAGGACTCTTGTTTAAGATTTAGCCAATATTGGTGATAAGTCTTGTCAAATTCAGTGAAAGACGGTTTGAATTTTGATCATGCAACTATTTCATAATATTCGAATTTTACACAGAACAAAGCAGAGCTTGAAGCATTAGCTCTGGTAGAAGCAGATCTTGCCAATTTAGAGTCAAAGGTTGAGGAACTTGCGGCGAGGCTTAATGCACAAGTTAAGCAGAATATTGGAACTACTCCAGATTTCTCTAATCAACCACGACAAATGTCAAATCAAGAAAGAAGATTGTATGTTTATCATTACTCTTTTGTTTAATAttgcatttcttcttcttctttaacaATCTAGAACGCCTAATTGCTTCAATGTTCATACAACTTTTTTTGCTCTCAATATTTCTTTCCACGTTTGTGTAGAAGTTCTTTTGGCACTTAACTGTTCTATTTGCTTTGATGGTTTTTGTTTCCACTCAACTGTTTCTTTTTCCATCGAAATTGTACGGATAactaaattttacttttattactAGAAAATACAAGGCAGATGCTGAAGCTGCTGCCTCAACACAATCTGATAGATCAGGAAGTAAGGTAAATCTACAGTGGAGGATTTATTCCAAAGTATCTGCCACATGCAGAAATGTCAATCTTTAAGAGCAATATTGCAGGGAGAGACAATAAACTCATAATTAAGTATATGATTATGATACATTTAAAACCAAAAGTAattcaataatataataaaaaaggcTCAGatcttgttttctctttctatgCTGTCATAGGAAATCAATACCCCAGACATGCTTTATCTTGTTACTTATTTGAACTCCATAGAACATTTTGTCTTTCTCCCGAACATATTTATGGTGTTTATAGTTGCTAGCTAAACAACCAATTGCATCTTTCCTTGGGTTGTTACCTCTAAGCTTTTCTCGTTTTAAAGCCAAAGATGGTCTTTCATTTCATGTGGTTTTTATACTAGAAAATAAGTATATTTGCTAAAAATGATGATTGTAACTCGCAACTTTTATCATTTCTTAAACCAAGGTTACGATAAGGACTCAACAAGACACTCATACAGTCGGAGCAGAAAGTGATACTGAGCGAAAGCCAGAGTCAACACCTTTACCAAATAAACACCCACCAAGTAGCTCCAAGCGATCTAGTTCAAAGGGCGAGGTATGTTTCTTAAACTTTATCTAGTTTAAGCGATCTAGTTTGATCTAGTTCAAGTAGCTCAAACATTTTCTTTATTGTGTAATCATAACTACTACCAAATACCCATTATTCATCCAAAAGTCAATAAAATGACAAGTCTATAACATTAATTTCAAGTAGCTCCTATtctatcaaattaatttcattatataACATTTTCTACAAAAAGAATGTAAACGTTCTTTATCCATGTTATTTTGGATTCCAACATCATTTTCACTTTTACAACATTTTATGAAGAAATgaaataaagttatttaatgCAAGGTAAAATTTGAGTTGTTATGGAAGATAGTGACCTACCAGTTAGCCTCGTGACTAAATAGTTTCTTGTGTATCACTGGGATAAACCTTGATATTGCCAATTGATAGGACTAGATAGACTAGATAGACTTATTTATTCAAAATGCTTTCAAAACAGGGAGCAAATTCCTCTCCTTCTGCACTCACAAAACTGACATCCAGACTGAACCTTTTGAAGGTGGCCCGAAATCAGATTGCAAATGAACTCCAAAACTTGGAAAAAGGGCGAGACTCAAGTCGCTCGTCGCACAATGtggaaaaaggaaaaggatcTGAGCGTCATCAATCAATTCCATCCCCAAAAACATATGGAGGGTCTGAAATTCACTCTGTGCCAAACCCTGAAAAAGGTAAGGGGTCAGAATCATCtgacaaaggatcaagcaaagGAAAATCATCTTATCAGAGTTCATCAGACAA harbors:
- the LOC137822566 gene encoding rho GTPase-activating protein REN1-like codes for the protein MIFKSGPLFISSKGIGWTSWKKRWFILTQTSLVFFRSDPNAIPQKGNEVNLTLGGIDLNNSGSVVIKADKKLLTVQFPDVHDGRAFTLKAETMEDLYEWKTALENALTLAPSATNGTEQNGISRNDQNDSIDISLDQLKDREPAKSTVIGRPILLALEDVDGTPSFLEKALTFIEEHGANVEGILRQAADVDEVERRVREYEQGKVEFSPDEDAHVIGDCIKHVLRELPSSPVPASCCKALLESCRSERGSRVATMREAINDTFPEPNRRLLQRILMMMQIVASRKAVNRMSSSAVAACMAPLLLRPLLAGECEIENDFDVGGDGSIQLLQAAAAANHAQAICITLLEEYSSIFGEGSMSPDIYTDSDEDSGSESERATDDDLSYDDDDEEYDEEEDYEESIHDSDGDGDLGSESYTGTEDSEADDAHDEEHDRASSSSKSSVLTEKSKATQKLASKSLERSLAQQKDFKSSEYLTSPKKTDYGDQSNKPVDNVGDVIDEATLLNLNSPSPASFIKKSNTMSNGPAPRHRNTLGRTSARKNLSMESIDFPIEEEDEIERLEAARSELQTQIAEQVKANEEVQSQVENQKKALDERRLSLEQDVARLQEQLNKEKNFRAALENKAELEALALVEADLANLESKVEELAARLNAQVKQNIGTTPDFSNQPRQMSNQERRLKYKADAEAAASTQSDRSGSKVTIRTQQDTHTVGAESDTERKPESTPLPNKHPPSSSKRSSSKGEGANSSPSALTKLTSRLNLLKVARNQIANELQNLEKGRDSSRSSHNVEKGKGSERHQSIPSPKTYGGSEIHSVPNPEKGKGSESSDKGSSKGKSSYQSSSDKLKKSDSHPAHHHTDGWNQQPKHLERGRSEGHQTYNVEKGR